GCAGCGGTGGTGCTGGTGGTCAATCCCGGCACCGGTGAACGGCTAAGACAGGCGCTGGGTGATGATGCCGGACTTGAGGCAAAGCTGGCGGTGCTGGAGAACGGGTTTGATCCCCAGGAGCTGGCGGTTGAGCCGGAGCGGCTTGAGGGTTTCAGTCTCTTATATGCGGGCAATCTCTATGAGAACCGGCAGGAGATAGCCGCTCTGGTTTCAGCACTGCAGGCGGTGCCGGAGGTCAGGCTTTATCTTGCCGGCGATGCGGATCCGGCAAGCCGGGGTCTGCTGGCGTCAAGCGGACAGGCGGTTCTGCTCGGACGGGTCAGTCACCGGCGGGCGGTGGCGCTGATGAAGGGGGCGGATGCACTGCTCTATCTGGGCAAGCCCAAGCAGCCGGTGGGATTGAAGCTGTATGAGTATCTGGGGGTGAAAAGGCCGGTAATTGTCTGGGGCAGTCCGGATGATGAGGCGGCACGGCTGGTGGCGGAGTTTGGTGCCGGCAAGATCTGTCAGACCGGTGCGGAGCTGGCAGCAGCGGTCGCCGCGATCCGGGAAAATCCGGCGCAGTTTACCAGCCGGGACCGGCAGCGGCTGGACCGGCGCTTTCAGGCACGGCGGCTTGCCGGAATCTTCCAGCGGCTGAGTGCCGGTTAATCAGTTTTATCTGCTGACAATTTTTTCAGGCGGAAAAGCAGAACCCGGAGCAGGGCTGAAAGTTCGAGCAGGGGCAGCAGGATGACCGCTTTGAGGATAAATGACGGTTTCCGGTCGTACTTGCTCAGAAAACGGAAAAGTGAGTGGTGGTTTTCGTAAATCATTTTAGTCTTGAGCGGGCTGGTGGAGGCGCCCAGCCGGTGCGTAACCTTTGCCTCGGGCAGATAGGCGAGCCTGCTGCCCTGCTGGTAAATCCGGTAGCAGAGGTCAACATCGTTGTAATAGATCGGAAACCGCTCATCAAACCCGCCCAGCGCCCCGAGAATTGATCGGCGCAGGAGCAGGCAGGA
This candidate division WOR-3 bacterium DNA region includes the following protein-coding sequences:
- a CDS encoding glycosyltransferase, coding for MNRVLVIAYYIPPLGLSGVMRVTKLCKYLPESGWEPVILTVKPVAYYGYDPELLGDLRQSVIIRTESLDLNRLLEIVRPRSGGRSRTVPVHSGSRWARRLNFVLLPDAKIGWLPFALRAGRRALAEYQPRVIFATAPPWTTLLAGVRLARESGLPLVADFRDPWPAGFTEPPFYQRPVLRRMLRRIVETAAVVLVVNPGTGERLRQALGDDAGLEAKLAVLENGFDPQELAVEPERLEGFSLLYAGNLYENRQEIAALVSALQAVPEVRLYLAGDADPASRGLLASSGQAVLLGRVSHRRAVALMKGADALLYLGKPKQPVGLKLYEYLGVKRPVIVWGSPDDEAARLVAEFGAGKICQTGAELAAAVAAIRENPAQFTSRDRQRLDRRFQARRLAGIFQRLSAG